In Pantoea cypripedii, the following proteins share a genomic window:
- a CDS encoding beta-galactosidase, with protein MTSLSVSLSDILARRDWENPVVTSLNRLDAHPPFASWRDEQAARDDRPSPSRQSLNGQWAFSYFAQPEAVPQSWLLQDLSDADNIPVPANWQLQGYDAPIYTNVQYPIPVNPPFVPASNPTGCYSLTFNVDDAWLQQGQTRIIFDGVNSAFFLWCNGQWIGYSQDSRLPAEFDLSRTLRTGNNRLAVMVLRWSDGSYLEDQDMWRMSGIFRDVTLLHKPATQLADVQIETALSPEYSRGDLRVNVKIHSPTRPLPGCRLRLRLWQGTTLIGEHEQAPGSTIIDERGHYPEQSLLVLPVSQPLLWSAETPHLYRAVVSLLDEQGVLLESEAYDVGFRRVAIENGLLCLNGQPLLIRGVNRHEHHPENGQVVDEASMRRDIELMKRHNFNAVRCAHYPNHPLWYRLCDEYGLYVVDEANIETHGMQPMNRLSSDPRWFAAYSERVTRMVQRDRNHPCIIIWSLGNESGHGSTHDALYQWVKSSDPTRPVQYEGGGANTAATDIICPMYARVDQDQPFPAVPKWSLKKWIGLPGETRPLILCEYAHAMGNSFGGFAKYWQAFRQHPRLQGGFVWDWVDQSLTRYDEQGQPWQAYGGDFGDTPNDRQFCMNGLVFADRSPHPALFEAQRAQQFFQFTPDTQDPWRFTVSSDYLFRHSDNEVLRWSIEQEGESIAHGELALAIAPRGSQSFSLPPVENLQGNCWLNLAVHQVQPTTWSEADARVAWQQWPLPATLPARTLANHEPAPVIESNHDLIAVCLPNQRWHFSRRSGELVQWFVNDEETLLTPLQDCFIRAPIDNDIGTSEAANIDPNAWIERWKRAGYEQLEPQLVELELDSLRHSVLIDTLHQWLFAGQVVFTSRKRYQIRGTGELTIDIEVEQAAGLPPPARIGLRCQLAHTPQQVSWLGLGPDENYPDRQLAAQFSRWQLPLDAMRTDYVFPGENGLRGGTRQLDSGSWQVSGDFAFSLSPHSLEQLRDTSHRHLLQPEAGCWLHLDGFHMGVGGDDSWSPSVSPEFLLTQQRWHFALTLRQ; from the coding sequence ATGACATCTTTATCTGTTTCCCTCAGTGATATTCTGGCGCGACGCGACTGGGAAAATCCGGTCGTCACCAGTCTGAACCGGCTTGACGCCCATCCACCCTTTGCCAGCTGGCGTGATGAACAGGCCGCGCGTGATGATCGCCCCTCCCCTTCACGTCAGAGTCTGAATGGCCAGTGGGCATTCAGCTATTTCGCTCAGCCGGAAGCGGTACCACAAAGCTGGCTATTGCAGGATCTGTCCGACGCGGACAACATCCCCGTCCCGGCAAACTGGCAGCTACAGGGCTACGACGCACCGATTTATACCAATGTGCAATACCCGATTCCGGTCAATCCCCCTTTCGTTCCTGCCAGCAATCCCACCGGATGTTACTCGCTCACATTTAATGTCGATGATGCCTGGCTGCAACAGGGCCAGACACGCATTATTTTCGATGGCGTCAATTCGGCGTTCTTTCTCTGGTGCAATGGTCAGTGGATCGGTTATTCGCAGGATAGCCGTTTACCCGCCGAATTCGACCTGAGCCGTACCTTGCGCACTGGCAATAACCGCCTGGCGGTGATGGTGTTGCGCTGGAGCGACGGCAGCTATCTCGAAGACCAGGATATGTGGCGCATGAGCGGTATTTTCCGCGATGTCACCCTGTTGCATAAACCGGCGACACAGCTGGCGGATGTGCAGATCGAGACTGCACTCAGTCCGGAATATAGTCGCGGCGATTTGCGCGTGAACGTGAAGATCCACAGCCCGACACGCCCGCTGCCAGGCTGTCGGTTACGCCTGCGCCTGTGGCAGGGCACCACCCTGATTGGCGAACATGAACAGGCACCGGGCAGCACCATTATTGACGAGCGCGGCCACTACCCGGAGCAGTCCTTGCTGGTGCTGCCCGTCAGCCAGCCGCTGCTGTGGAGTGCTGAAACCCCGCATCTGTATCGCGCGGTGGTATCGTTGCTGGATGAGCAAGGCGTACTGCTGGAATCCGAGGCTTATGATGTCGGTTTCCGACGCGTCGCGATTGAGAACGGTCTGCTGTGTCTGAATGGTCAGCCGCTGCTGATTCGCGGCGTCAATCGCCATGAGCACCACCCGGAAAACGGTCAGGTGGTGGATGAAGCCAGTATGCGGCGCGACATCGAACTGATGAAACGCCACAACTTCAACGCGGTGCGCTGCGCCCATTATCCCAATCATCCATTGTGGTATCGCCTGTGCGATGAATACGGCTTGTACGTGGTGGATGAAGCCAATATCGAAACGCACGGTATGCAGCCGATGAATCGCCTCTCCAGCGATCCGCGCTGGTTTGCCGCTTACAGCGAACGTGTTACGCGCATGGTGCAGCGCGACCGAAATCATCCCTGCATCATTATCTGGTCGCTGGGCAATGAATCCGGCCACGGCAGCACGCATGATGCCTTGTATCAATGGGTGAAAAGCAGCGATCCCACCCGTCCGGTGCAATATGAAGGCGGCGGAGCCAACACCGCCGCCACCGATATTATTTGTCCGATGTATGCACGCGTCGATCAGGATCAACCCTTCCCGGCGGTGCCGAAATGGTCGCTGAAAAAATGGATCGGTTTGCCTGGCGAAACGCGCCCGCTGATCCTGTGCGAATACGCCCACGCGATGGGCAACAGCTTTGGCGGCTTTGCCAAATACTGGCAGGCATTTCGCCAGCACCCGCGTTTGCAGGGCGGTTTCGTCTGGGATTGGGTCGATCAAAGCCTGACGCGCTACGACGAGCAAGGACAGCCGTGGCAGGCCTACGGTGGCGATTTTGGTGACACTCCTAATGATCGTCAGTTCTGTATGAACGGGCTGGTGTTTGCCGACCGCTCTCCGCACCCGGCGTTATTCGAAGCGCAGCGCGCCCAGCAGTTTTTCCAGTTCACCCCGGATACTCAGGATCCCTGGCGCTTTACCGTCAGCAGCGATTACCTGTTTCGCCACAGCGATAACGAGGTGCTGCGCTGGTCGATTGAGCAGGAAGGAGAATCGATAGCCCATGGCGAACTGGCACTGGCGATCGCACCGCGCGGCAGCCAGTCATTCAGCCTGCCGCCGGTGGAAAATTTACAGGGCAATTGCTGGCTCAATCTGGCAGTGCATCAGGTGCAGCCGACCACCTGGTCGGAAGCTGATGCGCGCGTTGCCTGGCAGCAGTGGCCACTGCCCGCCACCCTCCCTGCGCGCACGCTGGCGAACCACGAACCGGCTCCGGTTATCGAATCGAATCACGATCTGATTGCCGTCTGCCTGCCGAACCAGCGCTGGCATTTTTCCCGCCGCAGCGGTGAGCTGGTGCAATGGTTTGTTAACGATGAAGAGACGCTGCTGACTCCGTTGCAGGATTGTTTTATCCGCGCGCCCATTGATAACGATATTGGCACCAGCGAGGCCGCCAATATTGATCCTAACGCCTGGATCGAACGCTGGAAACGCGCCGGTTACGAGCAACTGGAGCCACAGCTGGTCGAACTGGAGCTGGATAGCCTGAGGCACAGCGTGTTGATCGACACGCTGCATCAGTGGCTGTTTGCCGGACAAGTGGTTTTTACCAGCCGTAAGCGCTATCAAATTCGCGGTACGGGTGAACTGACTATCGACATCGAGGTGGAACAGGCTGCCGGGCTGCCGCCCCCGGCGCGTATCGGTTTACGCTGCCAGCTGGCGCACACGCCACAGCAGGTTAGCTGGCTGGGGCTGGGACCCGATGAAAACTATCCCGATCGCCAGCTGGCGGCGCAGTTCTCCCGCTGGCAATTGCCGCTGGACGCGATGCGCACCGATTACGTCTTTCCGGGCGAGAATGGCCTGCGGGGGGGTACTCGTCAGCTGGATAGTGGCAGTTGGCAGGTGAGCGGTGATTTTGCCTTTTCACTCAGCCCGCACAGCCTGGAGCAGCTGCGTGACACCTCACATCGCCACCTGCTGCAACCGGAAGCGGGTTGCTGGCTGCATCTCGATGGCTTCCATATGGGAGTCGGCGGCGATGATTCCTGGAGTCCGAGCGTTAGCCCGGAGTTCCTGCTTACTCAGCAGCGCTGGCACTTCGCTCTGACGCTGCGTCAGTAG
- a CDS encoding PsiF family protein, with translation MKSFLMAMMAAGLLIAGSAGAAEKTAQQEKMTMCNQHASSQNLKGDARKSFMSDCLKKDSKMGNMTPQQMKMKTCNTEAGDKKLSGDARKTFMSSCLKKS, from the coding sequence ATGAAATCGTTTCTTATGGCAATGATGGCTGCGGGTCTGCTGATCGCAGGCAGCGCGGGTGCGGCAGAGAAGACCGCACAGCAGGAAAAAATGACCATGTGTAATCAACACGCGTCTTCACAAAACCTGAAAGGTGACGCGCGTAAAAGCTTTATGAGTGACTGCCTGAAAAAAGACAGCAAGATGGGCAATATGACGCCACAACAAATGAAGATGAAAACCTGTAACACCGAAGCGGGTGATAAAAAACTCAGCGGTGATGCACGTAAAACCTTCATGAGTTCCTGCCTGAAAAAAAGTTGA
- a CDS encoding EAL domain-containing protein: MEAHTVRVTRRSLRTLTVLLFGVLILSMLMVLVIAHRQNSASVGHDEMMLRQAWQARQQEMLVDVRDYAFWDDAYKHLHQQVDKVWAFDEENVGPGLYKEYHYQGVFVVDGAGQTRYALINGELVDTTLEDWLGAQAAPLLATAGKLTHDAIARNVQVNKQPAIVVAAPILPGKVASVPLPPGPPSVLVFVNIFTPARLQEMGKTIDVLNPHAPANVRDASSEPRLTEPVPGGEPSLVIRWQPKNPGMGLIWLLLPLLLLTALTIALVTRRVSRHALYNAVLSDRRFEMLVISQRELADSEERFRDLAEAASDWIWETDDQGRLCYLSSRFSEVTGHDVKRWLGRHLDHLLSHPSHSLVAWLMRQGEDVQRVPLRCQFMSAAGDRRIGQLMAKTIRRNGLRAGFRGTVSDITYEVDAQARIQFLSRHDILTGLANRMQLQEYLTAHLDQATDDDPLIVISLDLDQFKPINDTWGHTVGDAVLNQISQRLRSLMGAHELAARLGGDGFILVMREASRAGVEYRCRALQRAVHQPVLSGTHQLNLSASMGIVCAPQDASQPEALLRLADIALGQARAAGRNQWVWYSNEMASHLQSKREMVQAIEAALSNEAFSLHYQPRYQLQSGQLAGAEALIRWQVAADKWITPDRFIPLAEENGLITAISDWVLMRACTDACAWGEQRYVSVNISPVEFRTSDLVQRVAHALAASGLPATRLELEITENITFENPDRALEIMQGLRALGVRLTVDDFGTGYAALGYLKAFPFNGLKIDRSWMKEFPESQQAQSVVAGIVALARAFALTITAEGIETEAQLNELKVLSCEEGQGYFLGRPMPLAAFSALLEKQDV, from the coding sequence ATGGAAGCACACACGGTGCGCGTGACGCGGCGTAGCCTGCGCACGCTGACCGTGTTGCTGTTTGGTGTCCTGATACTCTCGATGCTGATGGTGCTGGTGATTGCCCATCGCCAGAATAGCGCATCGGTCGGGCATGACGAGATGATGCTGCGCCAGGCGTGGCAGGCGCGTCAGCAGGAGATGCTGGTTGATGTGCGGGATTACGCCTTCTGGGATGACGCTTATAAGCATCTGCATCAACAGGTGGATAAAGTCTGGGCGTTCGATGAAGAGAACGTCGGGCCGGGATTATATAAGGAGTATCACTACCAGGGCGTGTTTGTGGTTGATGGTGCGGGCCAGACGCGCTATGCGCTGATCAATGGCGAGTTGGTGGACACCACGCTGGAAGACTGGCTTGGTGCGCAAGCCGCCCCCCTGCTGGCGACCGCCGGTAAACTCACGCATGATGCGATCGCGCGCAATGTGCAGGTCAATAAACAACCTGCCATCGTGGTCGCTGCGCCTATTTTACCGGGTAAAGTCGCCAGTGTGCCACTGCCTCCTGGTCCGCCTTCGGTGCTGGTTTTCGTCAATATTTTTACCCCCGCCAGGTTGCAGGAGATGGGTAAAACGATTGACGTACTTAACCCGCATGCGCCTGCTAACGTCAGGGATGCGAGCAGCGAACCGCGGTTGACGGAGCCGGTCCCCGGTGGTGAGCCGTCGCTGGTGATTCGCTGGCAGCCTAAAAATCCGGGGATGGGTTTGATTTGGCTGCTGCTACCTCTGTTGCTGTTGACGGCGCTGACCATTGCACTGGTGACACGGCGGGTGAGCCGCCATGCGTTATATAACGCGGTGCTTTCCGATCGACGTTTTGAAATGCTGGTGATCAGTCAGCGTGAGCTGGCCGACAGCGAGGAGCGCTTTCGCGATTTGGCCGAAGCCGCCTCCGACTGGATTTGGGAAACCGACGATCAGGGACGCCTGTGCTATCTGTCTTCACGTTTTAGCGAAGTGACCGGCCATGATGTGAAACGTTGGCTGGGGCGACATCTTGACCATTTGCTCAGCCATCCCAGCCACTCGCTGGTGGCCTGGCTGATGCGGCAGGGTGAGGACGTACAGCGCGTGCCGCTGCGTTGCCAGTTTATGTCTGCGGCGGGAGATCGCCGTATCGGGCAGTTGATGGCGAAAACCATTCGTCGTAACGGATTACGTGCCGGTTTTCGCGGTACCGTCTCGGACATTACCTATGAAGTCGATGCACAGGCACGCATCCAGTTCCTGTCACGGCATGACATTCTCACCGGGCTGGCAAACCGTATGCAGTTGCAGGAGTACCTGACTGCGCATCTCGATCAGGCCACCGATGACGATCCCTTAATCGTGATCAGCCTCGATCTCGATCAGTTCAAGCCGATCAACGATACCTGGGGCCACACGGTGGGTGATGCGGTGCTGAACCAGATTTCCCAACGCCTGCGTAGCCTGATGGGGGCGCATGAGCTGGCTGCCCGACTGGGCGGTGACGGATTTATTCTGGTGATGCGTGAGGCCTCGCGCGCGGGCGTTGAGTACCGCTGCCGTGCCCTGCAACGTGCGGTGCATCAGCCGGTGTTGAGTGGTACACATCAGCTGAACCTCAGCGCCAGTATGGGGATCGTCTGTGCGCCGCAGGATGCCAGCCAGCCGGAGGCGCTGTTGCGTCTGGCAGATATCGCGCTGGGACAGGCGCGGGCCGCCGGACGCAATCAATGGGTATGGTATTCCAATGAGATGGCGAGCCATTTGCAATCAAAACGCGAAATGGTACAGGCGATAGAAGCCGCCCTTAGTAATGAGGCATTCAGCCTGCATTATCAACCGCGCTATCAACTGCAAAGTGGTCAGCTGGCAGGGGCTGAAGCCTTGATTCGCTGGCAGGTTGCGGCGGACAAGTGGATCACACCAGATCGCTTTATTCCCCTCGCGGAAGAGAATGGCTTGATTACCGCCATCAGCGATTGGGTGCTGATGCGTGCGTGCACCGATGCCTGTGCGTGGGGCGAGCAACGTTATGTGTCGGTCAATATCTCACCGGTTGAGTTTCGCACCAGCGATCTGGTGCAACGTGTGGCTCATGCGCTGGCTGCCAGTGGACTGCCGGCAACCCGCCTGGAGCTGGAAATCACCGAAAATATTACCTTTGAAAATCCGGACCGGGCACTGGAGATCATGCAGGGGCTGCGGGCATTAGGCGTGCGTCTCACCGTGGATGACTTCGGCACTGGCTATGCCGCGTTGGGTTACCTGAAAGCGTTCCCGTTTAACGGCCTGAAAATTGATCGTTCATGGATGAAGGAGTTTCCCGAGTCACAGCAGGCGCAGTCGGTGGTGGCGGGGATTGTGGCACTGGCACGGGCATTCGCGCTGACCATCACAGCCGAAGGAATTGAAACAGAAGCGCAGTTGAACGAGTTGAAAGTATTGTCGTGCGAAGAGGGCCAGGGCTACTTTCTTGGGCGACCGATGCCGCTGGCGGCGTTCAGTGCGCTTCTGGAAAAACAGGATGTTTAA
- a CDS encoding multidrug efflux MFS transporter, which yields MLRSVEPWKINLISVWFGCFFTGLAISQIIPFLPLYIEHLGIRGDNALSLWSGLTFSITFVVSAAVAPLWGSLADRKGRKLMLLRASFGMGVVILLQAFVTHSWQLLLLRALMGLTSGYIPNAMALVAAQVPRERSGWALSSVATGQIGGVILGPMIGGLLADWLGLRLVFIVTAALLLISFLVTLFLIKETGYTPISKQDKMSGREVFRSLDNPRLMVCLFVTTMVIQMCNGSVNPILTLFVRELAPNAQNIAFLSGFIAALPGISALISAPRLGKLGDRIGTQRILIATMITSLVLLTAMSFVTSATQLGVLRFLLGFADGAMMPAVQTLLVRHSRDNVTGRIFGYNQSFMYLGNVAGPLLGAAVSAATGYRWVFFATAMVVLLNVLLLRRFYRRPKTTLTQPVSQRESAEKTTDAASERSASAAE from the coding sequence ATGTTACGCTCCGTTGAACCCTGGAAAATCAACCTGATCTCGGTATGGTTTGGTTGTTTTTTTACCGGACTGGCGATCAGCCAGATCATCCCGTTTCTGCCGTTGTATATCGAACATCTTGGGATACGCGGAGATAATGCGCTCAGCCTGTGGTCGGGGCTCACCTTTAGTATCACTTTCGTGGTTTCCGCTGCGGTAGCACCGCTGTGGGGCAGCCTTGCGGACCGTAAAGGGCGCAAGCTGATGCTGCTGCGTGCTTCTTTTGGCATGGGAGTGGTGATCCTGTTGCAGGCCTTTGTCACCCACTCCTGGCAATTGCTACTGTTGCGCGCCCTGATGGGGCTGACTTCCGGTTATATTCCTAACGCGATGGCGCTGGTGGCGGCACAGGTGCCGCGCGAACGCAGCGGCTGGGCGCTGAGCAGTGTGGCAACCGGGCAGATTGGCGGCGTGATCCTGGGGCCGATGATTGGCGGCCTGCTGGCTGACTGGCTTGGTCTGCGCCTGGTGTTTATCGTCACCGCCGCGCTGTTGTTGATCAGTTTTCTGGTCACGCTATTTCTGATTAAAGAAACCGGTTATACCCCGATCAGCAAGCAGGACAAGATGAGCGGACGCGAAGTGTTTCGCAGTCTGGATAATCCGCGTCTGATGGTCTGCCTGTTCGTCACCACCATGGTGATTCAGATGTGCAACGGATCGGTGAACCCGATCCTGACGTTGTTCGTACGTGAACTGGCACCGAACGCGCAAAACATTGCTTTCCTCAGCGGCTTTATCGCGGCGCTGCCGGGCATTTCAGCGCTGATCTCTGCGCCACGGCTTGGCAAACTCGGCGACCGCATCGGCACCCAGCGCATTCTGATCGCCACCATGATCACCTCGCTGGTGTTGCTCACCGCCATGTCGTTTGTGACCAGCGCCACCCAGCTTGGCGTGCTGCGTTTTCTGCTGGGCTTTGCCGATGGCGCGATGATGCCCGCAGTGCAAACGCTGCTGGTACGTCATTCCCGCGATAATGTCACCGGACGCATCTTCGGTTATAACCAGTCGTTTATGTATCTGGGTAATGTGGCGGGACCCCTGCTGGGCGCGGCCGTTTCGGCGGCGACTGGCTATCGCTGGGTATTCTTTGCGACCGCGATGGTGGTGCTGCTTAACGTGCTGTTGCTGCGTCGTTTCTATCGCCGCCCGAAAACCACGCTGACTCAACCGGTGAGCCAGCGTGAATCGGCAGAGAAAACTACTGACGCAGCGTCAGAGCGAAGTGCCAGCGCTGCTGAGTAA
- a CDS encoding biofilm development regulator YmgB/AriR family protein, translating into MRTHPNSASRAITDYFNSPAWHAPHETDLLAAIMRELMDDGQPATSKAVIARVIAKLEFEGDEQRLQSYRNLLAQLLEARPHE; encoded by the coding sequence ATGAGAACGCATCCCAACAGCGCCAGTCGGGCGATTACCGATTATTTTAACAGTCCTGCATGGCATGCACCGCACGAGACAGATCTGCTGGCTGCCATTATGCGTGAGTTGATGGATGATGGTCAGCCCGCGACCAGCAAAGCGGTGATCGCCAGAGTGATTGCCAAGCTGGAATTTGAGGGTGATGAGCAACGCCTGCAAAGTTATCGCAATCTGCTGGCACAACTGCTGGAAGCACGACCCCATGAGTAA
- the iraP gene encoding anti-adapter protein IraP: protein MKNLIAELLLKLAEKEEESKELVVQVEALEIVVTALLRKLEPEQLKDITSGINVAMSPVAHHEASSDAILLRNYVEKLLNHPRI, encoded by the coding sequence ATGAAAAATCTGATTGCGGAACTCCTGCTTAAGCTGGCTGAAAAAGAAGAAGAGTCTAAAGAGTTAGTGGTCCAGGTTGAGGCGCTGGAAATTGTGGTCACGGCCCTGTTACGCAAACTGGAACCGGAGCAATTAAAAGACATCACTTCGGGTATTAACGTTGCGATGTCACCCGTTGCGCATCATGAAGCCTCATCGGATGCCATTCTGCTGCGTAATTACGTGGAAAAACTGTTAAACCATCCCCGCATCTGA
- a CDS encoding I78 family peptidase inhibitor: protein MKYYGKALLALGFFALTACQSATKPDTAAGTTQDAENDMCGASQYQNTIGQPLSVLHDQRFDVPVRAIPWNSAVTMDFNLRRLNFMADQSGKISKVYCG from the coding sequence GTGAAATATTATGGAAAAGCGCTACTGGCGCTGGGATTTTTTGCCCTGACCGCCTGCCAGTCGGCGACCAAACCTGACACCGCAGCGGGGACCACCCAGGATGCGGAAAACGATATGTGTGGCGCATCGCAGTATCAAAACACCATCGGCCAGCCCTTATCGGTGCTGCATGACCAACGCTTTGACGTGCCAGTGCGCGCCATTCCGTGGAATTCGGCTGTCACCATGGACTTCAATCTGCGTCGGCTTAACTTTATGGCTGACCAGAGCGGCAAAATCAGCAAGGTCTATTGCGGGTAA